Proteins from one Phyllobacterium zundukense genomic window:
- a CDS encoding response regulator → MSDELLLSDDAPHLLIIDDDTRIRNLLSQYLSGSGFRITVAANADEARRKLAGIDYDLLILDVMMPGESGVALTQSLRQEKNVPILMLTALSETDSRITGLEAGADDYLPKPFDPRELILRINNILRRGAPATQAKIEQIVFGPYTFVIAKRELKRSGEMIRLTDREQDIMAIFAARAGETVPRHELTGQEGDVGERTIDVQINRLRRKIENDPANPVWLQTVRGVGYKLSVE, encoded by the coding sequence GTGAGTGACGAACTGCTACTTTCAGACGATGCGCCACACCTGCTTATTATCGATGACGACACCCGAATTCGAAATCTACTGTCGCAATATCTTAGCGGCAGCGGTTTTCGCATTACGGTGGCCGCCAACGCGGATGAAGCTCGACGCAAGCTGGCCGGGATCGACTACGACCTTCTGATCCTCGACGTGATGATGCCAGGAGAAAGCGGCGTTGCACTGACCCAGTCGCTGCGTCAGGAAAAGAACGTACCAATCCTCATGCTCACGGCGCTCTCGGAAACGGACAGTCGTATCACCGGCCTGGAAGCAGGCGCCGATGATTACCTGCCAAAGCCTTTTGATCCGCGCGAGCTGATCCTGCGGATCAACAACATCCTTCGGCGCGGCGCCCCGGCAACGCAAGCAAAGATCGAGCAGATCGTCTTTGGTCCCTACACATTCGTCATCGCGAAGCGCGAACTCAAGCGCTCGGGTGAAATGATCCGACTGACAGACCGCGAGCAGGATATAATGGCAATTTTCGCCGCACGCGCCGGTGAAACCGTCCCACGTCACGAATTGACCGGACAGGAAGGCGATGTGGGCGAGCGGACGATCGACGTGCAGATAAACCGCCTGCGCCGCAAGATTGAAAATGATCCGGCAAACCCAGTTTGGTTGCAGACGGTGCGGGGCGTCGGCTATAAACTAAGCGTGGAGTAG
- a CDS encoding VOC family protein — translation MAKAIHSMIRVLDEEKSRSFYKSAFGLDVADRLDFDNFTLVYLRNSETDFELELTINKGRTEPYELGDGYGHLAFSVDDLDAEHVRMKEQQLKIRDIVEFKREGTMLARFFFVEDPDGYKIEVLERQGRYL, via the coding sequence TTGGCAAAAGCCATTCATTCCATGATCCGTGTGCTCGACGAAGAGAAGTCGAGATCATTCTATAAGTCTGCATTCGGTCTGGACGTAGCGGACAGGCTCGATTTCGACAATTTCACCCTGGTCTATTTGCGAAACAGCGAGACGGATTTCGAACTTGAGCTGACCATCAACAAGGGGCGCACCGAGCCTTACGAACTTGGCGATGGCTATGGCCATCTAGCCTTTAGTGTCGACGACCTCGACGCCGAGCACGTGCGCATGAAGGAACAGCAACTCAAGATTCGCGATATCGTGGAATTCAAACGCGAAGGCACAATGCTGGCTCGGTTCTTTTTCGTCGAAGATCCGGATGGCTACAAGATCGAGGTTTTGGAACGACAAGGCCGGTATTTGTAA
- a CDS encoding HAD family hydrolase, whose translation MALSITTIGFDADDTLWQNEQFFRTSENQFARLLAPHVDTTDLSNRLLAVEKRNLDLYGFGIKGFTLSLVETALEVSEGNVPASVIAEILAAGREMLRHPVETLPHVRETLAQLTERYKLVLITKGDLFDQERKLAQSGLGDFFDAVEIVSTKDNTTYERIFKRHGDGATRSMMIGNSLKSDVVPAIEAGSWGVFVPHELTWALEHVEAPIGARRFRQIEHLGELVPLLGEIG comes from the coding sequence ATGGCTCTCTCCATCACCACAATCGGCTTCGACGCTGACGATACGCTCTGGCAAAACGAGCAGTTTTTTCGAACCTCCGAGAATCAGTTTGCCCGTCTATTGGCGCCTCATGTAGACACGACCGACCTTTCCAACCGGTTGCTCGCGGTGGAAAAGCGAAATCTTGATCTCTATGGTTTCGGCATCAAGGGCTTCACCCTTTCCTTGGTCGAAACAGCGCTTGAAGTTTCCGAAGGCAACGTGCCGGCCTCAGTTATCGCAGAAATTCTGGCGGCAGGCCGGGAAATGCTGCGTCATCCGGTAGAGACCTTGCCTCATGTTCGGGAAACTCTTGCGCAACTAACTGAACGCTACAAGCTCGTCCTGATCACCAAAGGAGATCTATTCGATCAGGAGCGCAAACTGGCGCAATCGGGCCTTGGTGATTTTTTCGATGCGGTTGAAATTGTAAGCACCAAGGATAACACAACCTACGAGCGAATATTCAAGCGCCACGGAGATGGTGCGACGCGGAGTATGATGATCGGTAACTCGCTAAAATCGGATGTTGTCCCGGCAATCGAAGCAGGCAGTTGGGGCGTGTTCGTTCCGCATGAGCTGACCTGGGCGCTCGAACATGTCGAAGCGCCGATTGGCGCCCGTCGCTTCCGCCAAATTGAACATTTGGGGGAGCTGGTCCCCCTGCTTGGTGAGATCGGCTGA
- a CDS encoding ATP-binding protein, which translates to MKVDIDMGAASAGAKAMLDLEELLATRLLVQGNSGSGKSHLLRRLLEQSAQWVQQCVVDPEGDFVTLADKYGHVVVDGARTESELTRIAARIRQHRVSVVLDLEGLDVEQQMRCAAAFLGGLFDAERDFWYPMLVVVDEAQLFAPAVAGEVSDEARKLSLGAMTNLMCRGRKRGLAGVIATQRLAKLAKNVAAEASNFLMGRTFLDIDMARAADLLGMERRQAEQFRDLARGHFVALGPALSRRPLAVTIGPVETSARSASPKLTPLPQAGEDARDLIFTPAPEERRVVVRRAVARPASTPTADILSQLTQTKFVSAAETPAPTLFPEIDEAERNGMINTIMHEMLNDSDASFRTDAVLYQDFLVRCRIRRVPGDPLSLPAFRRNLAVARAGIDGETAQGEPWQQALELSKGLPDDVQGVFFIVAQAAVTGSPCPSDSTLARAYGTHSARRARRLLTYFEEQGLVVVRTDFTGNRVVAFPDLGCETGPGDPNGPDEGAQETQAAE; encoded by the coding sequence ATGAAGGTCGATATCGACATGGGAGCGGCGTCAGCCGGCGCAAAAGCCATGCTCGATCTGGAAGAGCTGCTGGCAACCCGCCTGCTGGTCCAGGGTAATTCGGGTTCAGGCAAATCGCATTTGCTGCGCCGCCTGCTCGAACAAAGCGCGCAGTGGGTACAGCAATGCGTCGTCGATCCGGAGGGCGACTTCGTTACGCTGGCCGATAAATACGGCCATGTGGTTGTCGATGGTGCACGGACCGAGAGCGAACTCACCCGCATCGCAGCGCGAATTCGCCAGCATCGCGTTTCTGTCGTGCTTGATCTGGAAGGACTGGATGTCGAACAGCAAATGCGCTGTGCCGCAGCCTTTCTAGGCGGTCTTTTCGATGCCGAGCGGGATTTCTGGTATCCGATGCTCGTCGTTGTCGACGAAGCGCAGCTTTTCGCACCAGCGGTTGCGGGAGAGGTTTCGGACGAAGCCCGCAAGCTATCACTCGGCGCCATGACCAACTTGATGTGCCGTGGCCGCAAACGTGGTCTTGCCGGTGTCATCGCGACACAGCGCCTCGCCAAACTCGCCAAGAATGTTGCGGCTGAAGCATCGAATTTCCTGATGGGCCGAACTTTCCTCGATATCGACATGGCGCGTGCCGCGGATCTTCTTGGCATGGAACGGCGGCAGGCCGAACAATTCCGTGATCTTGCACGTGGCCATTTCGTTGCGCTCGGCCCGGCCTTGTCGCGTCGTCCATTGGCTGTGACCATTGGACCAGTAGAGACATCTGCTCGTTCGGCGAGTCCGAAGCTCACTCCGCTGCCGCAGGCGGGCGAAGATGCGCGCGATTTGATTTTTACACCAGCGCCCGAAGAGCGCCGGGTGGTTGTTCGGCGCGCAGTGGCGCGCCCCGCGTCCACACCGACGGCCGATATTTTGAGCCAGCTCACCCAGACCAAATTTGTATCTGCGGCAGAAACGCCAGCACCGACACTGTTTCCCGAGATTGACGAGGCCGAGCGCAATGGCATGATCAACACGATTATGCATGAAATGCTCAACGACTCCGATGCATCTTTTCGCACGGATGCGGTCCTCTATCAGGATTTTCTCGTTCGTTGCCGCATTCGCCGCGTCCCGGGTGATCCCCTTTCTCTGCCGGCATTTCGCCGCAATCTTGCGGTCGCACGAGCTGGCATCGACGGAGAGACCGCGCAAGGCGAGCCGTGGCAGCAGGCGCTTGAACTTTCCAAAGGCCTACCGGATGATGTTCAAGGCGTTTTCTTTATCGTCGCGCAGGCCGCAGTCACGGGTAGCCCTTGCCCGTCCGACTCAACATTGGCCCGCGCCTATGGCACTCATTCGGCACGCCGAGCGCGACGGCTTCTCACGTATTTCGAAGAACAGGGGCTCGTTGTAGTGCGCACCGATTTTACCGGCAATCGTGTGGTTGCGTTTCCCGATCTTGGCTGTGAGACCGGCCCAGGAGATCCGAACGGTCCGGACGAGGGTGCGCAGGAAACTCAGGCTGCCGAATAA
- a CDS encoding ATP-binding protein, whose product MLGPWRRFTRWLAHWMPKRLYARSLIIIIAPMVLLQSLIAFVFMERHWQTVTQRLSTAVVRDIAGIIDLMETYPQDPAYENLIRISRERLSLNISILPADPLPAPGPKPFFSILDSILSEEITKQINRPFWIDTIGDSDLVEIRIQLDNKVLRVFARRSQAYASNTLIFLVWMAGSALVLLAIAILFLRNQIKPIQQLATAADSFGKGRAGPPDFKPRGAEEVRRAGAAFIVMRERIERQIEQRTTMLSGVSHDLRTILTRFKLQLALVGNRVDTEAMEQDIEDMQSMLEGYLAFARSEAEEETGNFNLERLFGKLKEEGILLERGFTSKIRGEPEIQVRPNAFSRLISNLVSNSFRYAKNVSVAADHRDGWLTITIDDDGPGIRKEMRDEVFKPFFRLDEARNQDSSGTGLGLAIALDIARSHGGDIVLDDSPAGGLRAVVRIPA is encoded by the coding sequence TTGCTGGGCCCTTGGCGAAGATTCACGCGCTGGTTGGCGCACTGGATGCCCAAGCGGCTCTACGCGCGCTCACTGATTATCATCATTGCTCCCATGGTCTTACTGCAATCGCTGATCGCCTTTGTTTTCATGGAACGCCATTGGCAGACCGTGACACAGCGCCTGTCGACGGCTGTTGTGCGCGATATTGCCGGTATTATCGATCTCATGGAGACTTATCCTCAAGATCCCGCCTACGAAAACCTGATCCGCATTTCGCGCGAAAGACTATCGCTCAATATTTCCATCCTGCCCGCCGATCCCCTGCCCGCACCTGGGCCTAAGCCCTTCTTCTCAATTCTCGATAGTATTCTGAGCGAAGAGATCACCAAGCAAATCAACCGCCCTTTCTGGATCGATACGATCGGCGATTCCGATCTGGTCGAAATCCGCATTCAGCTCGACAACAAGGTTCTCCGGGTCTTCGCACGCCGCAGCCAGGCCTACGCATCCAACACGCTGATATTCCTTGTCTGGATGGCGGGCTCCGCCCTCGTTTTGCTTGCCATCGCTATCCTTTTCCTGCGTAACCAGATCAAGCCAATTCAACAACTTGCCACCGCCGCCGACAGTTTCGGCAAGGGCCGCGCCGGCCCGCCTGACTTCAAACCGCGCGGCGCAGAAGAGGTACGTAGGGCCGGCGCAGCTTTTATCGTCATGCGCGAGCGCATCGAGCGGCAAATCGAGCAGCGCACGACGATGTTGAGTGGCGTCAGCCATGACCTGCGTACGATCCTGACCCGCTTCAAGCTCCAGCTCGCTCTCGTCGGCAACAGGGTCGACACGGAAGCTATGGAGCAGGACATCGAAGATATGCAATCGATGCTTGAGGGCTATCTCGCCTTCGCGCGCAGCGAGGCAGAGGAAGAGACCGGCAACTTCAATCTGGAGCGCTTATTCGGCAAGCTGAAGGAAGAAGGAATCCTTCTCGAACGCGGCTTCACGTCGAAAATCCGGGGTGAGCCGGAAATACAGGTTAGGCCGAATGCGTTCTCCCGCCTGATTTCCAATCTGGTATCGAATTCATTCCGCTACGCGAAAAACGTGTCCGTTGCTGCGGATCACCGTGACGGATGGCTGACCATAACGATCGACGACGATGGGCCAGGGATACGAAAAGAAATGCGTGATGAGGTGTTCAAGCCATTCTTCCGGCTGGATGAAGCACGCAATCAGGATTCAAGCGGAACAGGACTTGGCCTCGCAATAGCACTGGATATCGCGCGCAGTCATGGCGGGGACATTGTCCTCGATGACAGCCCCGCCGGAGGCTTGAGGGCAGTTGTCAGAATTCCTGCCTAG
- a CDS encoding ribbon-helix-helix domain-containing protein: MCKVFAEQDPQGYRQINRSVRIGGHSTSIQLEATFWKLLDEIAGSQNMTTPRFISTLYDEALQAQGEIPNFASMLRTTCALYLRGAQTCPETVVGKNQTLIGEHAA, encoded by the coding sequence ATGTGTAAAGTATTTGCAGAACAGGATCCGCAAGGCTATCGGCAGATCAATCGTTCTGTACGCATCGGCGGGCATTCGACAAGCATTCAACTCGAGGCAACGTTCTGGAAACTACTCGACGAGATCGCCGGGAGCCAGAATATGACGACACCGCGGTTCATCTCCACTCTCTATGACGAGGCACTGCAGGCGCAAGGAGAGATTCCGAATTTTGCGTCAATGCTTCGCACCACATGCGCGCTCTATCTGCGCGGTGCGCAGACGTGCCCGGAAACAGTAGTTGGGAAGAACCAAACTCTGATTGGCGAACATGCTGCCTAG
- a CDS encoding MBL fold metallo-hydrolase has protein sequence MGQLQAGIIPVTAFQQNCTILFDSEDKHGVLVDPGGDNDQILNAIRSNGLMIEAIWITHGHIDHAAGAMDMKDALGVEIIGPNEADRFLLDSLESKALKYGVKDKVRNCVPDRWLNDGDTVFFGSHIFEVLHCPGHAPGHVVYFNRAAKFAHVGDVLFNGSVGRTDLEGGDHTALIHSIKTKLLPLGDDIGFICGHGPGGRFGEERRTNPFLNEA, from the coding sequence ATGGGACAATTGCAGGCCGGTATTATACCCGTCACGGCCTTCCAGCAGAATTGCACGATCCTTTTTGACAGCGAGGACAAGCATGGCGTGCTCGTTGATCCGGGCGGCGACAACGATCAAATATTGAATGCAATCCGTTCAAACGGCCTCATGATCGAGGCAATCTGGATTACACACGGGCATATCGATCATGCTGCCGGCGCAATGGATATGAAGGATGCGCTTGGCGTCGAAATTATCGGGCCAAATGAAGCGGATCGGTTTCTGTTGGACAGCCTTGAATCCAAGGCACTGAAATATGGCGTCAAGGACAAGGTCCGCAATTGTGTGCCGGATCGCTGGCTGAACGATGGCGATACCGTATTTTTCGGATCGCATATCTTCGAAGTATTGCATTGTCCGGGTCATGCACCTGGCCATGTCGTTTATTTTAACAGGGCGGCGAAATTTGCACATGTTGGCGACGTGCTCTTCAACGGTTCGGTGGGGCGAACAGACCTGGAGGGCGGCGATCATACCGCGCTGATCCACTCCATCAAGACCAAGCTCTTACCACTCGGTGACGACATCGGTTTCATCTGCGGACATGGCCCCGGAGGCCGCTTTGGCGAAGAACGCCGCACCAACCCATTCTTGAATGAAGCATAA
- a CDS encoding MarR family winged helix-turn-helix transcriptional regulator, which translates to MKSYTPERHIETALTQKDASQLDIIELFFFAYRDFTADPDMILEKLEFGRAHHRVLYFINRKPGMTVAELLDVLQITKQSLARVLKQLIDTGHVVQIPGPRDRRQRELYPTPKGRELALELAAPQSRRITSALEQIGLPDRSVIEHFLRAMVNPTQWQQIDSLPKAG; encoded by the coding sequence ATGAAATCTTATACACCAGAGCGGCATATTGAGACAGCCCTAACCCAAAAAGATGCAAGTCAACTCGATATCATCGAGCTGTTTTTCTTTGCCTATCGCGACTTCACCGCTGATCCAGACATGATACTGGAGAAGCTTGAATTCGGCCGCGCCCACCACCGCGTGCTCTATTTCATCAATCGCAAGCCGGGGATGACTGTCGCGGAATTGCTGGATGTTTTGCAGATCACCAAGCAAAGTCTTGCTCGCGTGCTAAAGCAACTTATCGATACGGGGCATGTTGTTCAGATTCCAGGGCCCCGTGACAGGCGCCAGCGAGAACTCTACCCAACCCCGAAAGGTCGCGAGTTGGCACTGGAGCTCGCAGCACCGCAATCACGCCGCATTACCAGTGCATTGGAACAGATCGGTCTTCCCGACCGGTCAGTGATTGAACATTTTCTTAGGGCGATGGTGAATCCCACGCAATGGCAACAGATCGACAGCTTGCCGAAGGCAGGATAG
- a CDS encoding gluconate 2-dehydrogenase subunit 3 family protein codes for MVTIFNRKTAAPDTPEPIEKQGLSRRDLLKSGTVSLGAILVISGSSIIHPQFAWGLEASHLKPKTMATLIQLARDIYPHDHIPDRFYAIAVKPYDAKAGEDPKTKKMIEDGIADLDKRAGKGGYIGLGWEDDRLAILRKVEDTPFFQTVRGGLVTGLYNQEQIWPLFGYEGESYSKGGYIARGFGDIEWL; via the coding sequence ATGGTTACCATCTTCAACCGCAAGACGGCGGCACCGGATACGCCGGAACCAATTGAAAAACAAGGATTATCCCGCCGCGATCTATTGAAGAGCGGTACGGTCAGCCTCGGCGCCATTCTCGTCATCAGCGGCAGTTCGATTATCCATCCACAATTCGCCTGGGGTCTTGAGGCATCCCATCTCAAGCCAAAAACAATGGCGACTCTGATCCAGCTGGCGCGCGATATCTATCCGCATGACCATATTCCGGACCGCTTCTATGCCATCGCAGTCAAGCCCTATGACGCCAAGGCAGGAGAGGACCCCAAGACCAAGAAGATGATCGAAGACGGCATTGCCGATCTAGACAAGCGCGCTGGCAAAGGCGGCTATATCGGTCTTGGGTGGGAAGATGACCGTCTGGCCATCCTTAGAAAAGTTGAAGACACTCCATTCTTTCAGACCGTTCGCGGCGGGCTTGTCACCGGCCTCTACAATCAGGAGCAGATCTGGCCGCTGTTTGGTTATGAAGGCGAGTCCTATTCGAAGGGCGGCTATATCGCCCGCGGCTTCGGTGACATCGAATGGCTGTGA
- a CDS encoding cold-shock protein produces MAQTGTVKFFNSEKGFGFIKPDDGAADIFVHISAVQASGLTGLADNQKVSFDTEPDRRGKGPKAVNIAVTE; encoded by the coding sequence ATGGCACAGACCGGTACGGTCAAATTCTTCAATAGCGAAAAAGGCTTTGGCTTTATCAAACCGGATGATGGCGCGGCGGATATTTTCGTTCATATTTCCGCCGTTCAGGCATCCGGACTCACAGGTCTCGCAGACAATCAGAAGGTCTCCTTCGATACGGAGCCAGATCGTCGTGGCAAGGGACCAAAGGCCGTAAACATCGCGGTCACTGAATAA
- a CDS encoding MFS transporter, which produces MISSSLAASLARRNIHYSWVVIAVTFLTMLVTAAAVGAPGVLIVPLEKEFGWETEQIATAFSIRLLLFGFMGPFAAAFMNYFGVRKVVCVALVLITAGLFASLAMTEIWQLILLWGVVVGFGTGLTAMVLGATVAARWFTERRGLALGMLTASSATGQLAFMPLMASLSENYGWRTAIMLICALLLIAVAAVFFLMRDRPADIGLPAYGDKEITPVPPITGGLLSLITMPLLALKDASRSSTFWVLFATFFVCGASTNGLVGTHFVAMCGDFGMVPVVAASVLAMMGFFDFFGTIGSGWLSDRVDNRWLLFWYYGLRGLSLLYLPYSNFSFYGLSLFAMFYGLDWIATVPPTVKLATDRFGREKAGLIFGWVFAGHQLGAASAAYGGGFARTEYQTYMPAFFVAGILCLVAALLVLTLNKHSKTNMMPEPVPAE; this is translated from the coding sequence ATGATCTCCTCCTCGCTCGCCGCTTCGCTTGCCCGCCGCAATATCCATTATAGCTGGGTCGTCATCGCCGTCACGTTTCTTACGATGCTTGTCACCGCCGCAGCCGTTGGAGCGCCTGGCGTGCTGATTGTTCCGCTGGAAAAAGAATTCGGTTGGGAAACCGAGCAAATAGCCACTGCCTTTTCGATCAGGCTCTTGCTGTTTGGCTTCATGGGGCCATTCGCAGCGGCCTTCATGAATTATTTTGGTGTAAGGAAAGTGGTTTGCGTGGCGCTGGTGCTGATCACAGCGGGCCTGTTCGCCTCCTTGGCGATGACGGAAATCTGGCAGCTAATTCTCTTGTGGGGCGTCGTCGTCGGCTTCGGTACCGGATTGACTGCCATGGTTCTGGGCGCCACCGTCGCAGCCCGCTGGTTTACCGAGCGCCGTGGCTTGGCTTTGGGAATGCTCACCGCCAGCTCGGCTACGGGTCAGTTGGCGTTCATGCCACTCATGGCTTCTCTCAGTGAAAACTACGGCTGGCGCACAGCAATCATGCTGATTTGCGCTTTATTGTTAATCGCTGTCGCGGCAGTCTTCTTCCTAATGCGCGACCGGCCTGCCGATATTGGCCTGCCCGCCTATGGAGACAAGGAGATCACACCCGTTCCGCCAATCACAGGCGGGCTACTATCCCTCATCACCATGCCACTGCTCGCGTTGAAGGACGCGTCGCGCTCAAGCACTTTCTGGGTGCTTTTCGCTACGTTTTTCGTTTGCGGTGCGAGTACCAACGGCCTTGTAGGCACCCATTTCGTCGCCATGTGCGGAGACTTCGGCATGGTCCCCGTAGTGGCAGCCAGCGTCCTGGCTATGATGGGGTTCTTCGATTTCTTCGGCACCATTGGTTCTGGCTGGCTCTCAGACCGGGTAGACAATCGCTGGCTGCTTTTTTGGTACTATGGATTGCGCGGCCTCTCGCTGCTGTACTTGCCCTACTCCAATTTTTCGTTTTACGGCCTGTCCCTGTTTGCCATGTTTTATGGTCTCGACTGGATTGCCACAGTGCCGCCGACTGTCAAATTGGCAACCGATCGATTCGGACGTGAAAAGGCGGGATTGATATTTGGCTGGGTTTTTGCCGGACACCAGTTAGGTGCGGCTTCGGCAGCCTATGGCGGCGGCTTTGCCCGTACCGAATACCAAACTTATATGCCTGCATTTTTCGTTGCGGGGATTCTCTGCCTGGTTGCTGCGCTGCTGGTGCTGACGCTGAATAAACACAGCAAGACAAACATGATGCCAGAGCCGGTGCCAGCCGAATAG
- a CDS encoding BA14K family protein: MNKGMKIAVLATAALATVMVPLTSASADSWRGDRYYRHRHHDNNSDAWAAGAVGLAAGALLGSALAQPAEPIYRDYDDGYYRRPVRVYREVAPRYYGGAQPWSPSWYRYCADRYRSFNPETGTFRGYDGRDYFCNAN, encoded by the coding sequence ATGAATAAAGGTATGAAGATTGCCGTTCTTGCAACCGCTGCATTGGCAACGGTCATGGTTCCGCTGACATCGGCGTCCGCCGACAGCTGGCGTGGCGATCGGTACTATCGTCATCGCCATCATGACAATAACAGCGACGCATGGGCGGCCGGCGCAGTTGGCCTTGCAGCAGGCGCTTTGCTTGGTAGCGCGCTGGCCCAACCGGCCGAGCCGATCTACCGCGATTATGATGACGGCTATTATCGCCGCCCGGTCCGGGTCTATCGTGAAGTGGCACCGCGTTATTACGGCGGGGCTCAGCCCTGGTCACCTTCATGGTATCGCTATTGCGCCGACCGCTACCGCTCGTTCAATCCCGAAACGGGTACATTCCGCGGCTACGACGGGCGCGATTATTTCTGCAACGCCAATTGA
- a CDS encoding branched-chain amino acid aminotransferase: MASVPFDQLEGYIWMNGEFVRWADAKVHVLTHGLHYASSVFEGERAYGGEIFKLNEHTERLHESARILGFKIPYTVEELNDASCKLLAKQGFQDAYIRPVAWRGSESMGVSAQANKINVAIAIWQWPSYFDPAQKLKGIRLDLAEYRRPDPRTAPSKSKAAGLYMICTISKHAAEAKGYADALMLDWRGQVAEATGANVFFVKDGVIHTPIPDCFLDGITRRTVIDLAKRRGYEVVERVIMPEELEAFEQCFLTGTAAEVTPVAEIGPYRFTVGEIAANLMNDYAAEVMPKKAAAE; the protein is encoded by the coding sequence ATGGCATCCGTTCCATTCGACCAGCTTGAAGGTTATATCTGGATGAACGGCGAATTCGTTCGCTGGGCGGACGCAAAGGTCCATGTGCTGACCCATGGCTTGCATTACGCCAGTTCGGTTTTTGAGGGTGAGCGCGCTTATGGCGGCGAGATATTCAAACTCAACGAGCACACCGAGCGCCTGCATGAGTCTGCACGCATTCTTGGCTTCAAAATCCCCTATACCGTTGAAGAACTAAACGACGCGAGCTGCAAACTGTTGGCGAAACAAGGCTTCCAGGATGCCTATATCCGGCCTGTAGCCTGGCGCGGTAGTGAGTCAATGGGCGTTTCTGCCCAAGCAAACAAGATCAACGTCGCCATCGCTATCTGGCAGTGGCCAAGTTATTTCGATCCGGCCCAGAAGCTCAAGGGCATCCGCCTGGATCTCGCGGAATATCGCCGTCCTGACCCAAGAACCGCGCCATCGAAATCCAAGGCAGCGGGTCTATATATGATATGCACGATCTCCAAGCATGCGGCGGAGGCAAAGGGGTATGCTGACGCACTCATGCTCGATTGGCGTGGACAAGTTGCTGAAGCAACCGGCGCGAACGTGTTTTTCGTCAAGGACGGAGTTATTCATACGCCGATCCCCGATTGCTTCCTCGATGGCATTACGCGCCGGACAGTCATCGATTTGGCAAAGCGCCGCGGTTATGAAGTTGTCGAGCGTGTTATCATGCCCGAAGAACTGGAGGCTTTCGAGCAGTGCTTCCTGACCGGCACAGCCGCAGAAGTTACGCCAGTGGCGGAAATTGGCCCTTACCGTTTCACCGTTGGTGAGATCGCAGCTAATCTGATGAATGATTACGCAGCAGAAGTAATGCCAAAGAAAGCCGCAGCTGAGTAA
- a CDS encoding transglycosylase SLT domain-containing protein, with protein sequence MYWFRQLGIVAALLLLTSLRALSADNPSVSVPAKPPAPTVAQICAAIATNADGNGVPRDFFARLIWKESRFDAQATSPVGAQGIAQFMPGTAKERNLEDPFDFAKALPASAALLKDLRTVFGNWGLAAAAYNAGPTRVSKWLSSGGFLPLETEEYVLDITGKSADDFAAGTEISAHPLNAKLSFDAACRKLPIVRFATVAMAQIKPKPWGIQIAGNFRRAAAVGQLQRLRRAFPAILNKHEAVISRNRTAMGRRGIYAVRIGADNRGEANQICSQLHSAGGACIVLRNR encoded by the coding sequence GTGTATTGGTTCAGACAACTCGGCATCGTTGCAGCACTCCTGCTACTGACATCGCTAAGGGCATTGTCGGCTGATAATCCGTCGGTTTCTGTGCCGGCGAAACCACCAGCGCCAACGGTGGCCCAGATTTGCGCAGCCATAGCGACCAACGCTGATGGAAATGGCGTTCCACGCGACTTCTTCGCCAGACTTATCTGGAAAGAGAGCCGTTTCGACGCCCAGGCAACAAGTCCGGTTGGTGCGCAAGGCATCGCGCAGTTCATGCCCGGTACCGCAAAGGAGCGAAATCTCGAAGATCCGTTCGACTTTGCCAAGGCTCTTCCAGCTTCCGCTGCGTTGTTGAAGGATCTGCGGACAGTATTCGGCAATTGGGGGCTGGCTGCTGCTGCCTATAATGCGGGACCAACGCGCGTATCAAAATGGTTATCAAGCGGGGGCTTCCTCCCACTCGAAACGGAAGAATATGTACTGGATATAACCGGAAAGTCGGCTGATGACTTTGCCGCGGGTACCGAAATATCAGCGCATCCGTTAAACGCTAAATTGTCCTTCGATGCTGCTTGCCGGAAGCTCCCGATTGTTCGCTTTGCGACCGTTGCGATGGCCCAAATCAAGCCGAAGCCCTGGGGAATCCAGATCGCGGGCAACTTCCGCCGCGCCGCAGCAGTGGGACAGCTTCAGCGCCTACGTCGCGCCTTTCCGGCGATCCTCAACAAACATGAAGCCGTTATCAGCCGAAACCGCACAGCCATGGGACGCCGTGGCATCTATGCTGTGCGGATAGGCGCCGACAATCGCGGCGAGGCCAATCAAATCTGTTCGCAACTCCACAGCGCTGGTGGTGCCTGCATCGTCCTGCGTAATCGATGA